The DNA window GATATTTGGCTCTGATCTTTCATTTTTTTGAACTTCGATCATACTCCCGGCAAAAATTCCCATTTCTACTGTTTTTTTATCGGGATTGGAAATTACTACATATTTTTTCCCGAGTTCACCGTAATTAAGATTAAAATTTCTACCGTGATGACGACAATGTTTATGTCTGTGTCTTCTTCTCAGACCTTGACCTTTTCCGTTAAATCCTCTTCCAAAACCGAACATTACA is part of the Candidatus Cloacimonadota bacterium genome and encodes:
- a CDS encoding ferrous iron transport protein A, coding for MFGFGRGFNGKGQGLRRRHRHKHCRHHGRNFNLNYGELGKKYVVISNPDKKTVEMGIFAGSMIEVQKNERSEPNIIVGVGESRYIIPRDLAEQILIR